Genomic window (Shewanella psychropiezotolerans):
TGACTGACAAACGTGCCGCACATATCATGAGATCTAGCATAGATTTAGCGAAAGGTCTGGGCTTTAGTATCACAGTTGAAGGGGTTGAAACCCAAGCGGTGAATCTTGCTCTGATTGAGATGGGGGCCGATAAAATCCAGGGCGATCTCTTTGCTAAACCCATGACAGCTAAAGAGATTGAAGCAGAGCAGATACGGCCCGCCTAATATCTGCAGGTATTATACCGTGATCTGCTTGGCGCTCTTTGGGATCACAGAGGCGACACACTTTGGTGACTCTCGGTAAATGACTGGCTTAGATGTGCCAATAAGTCTGCCGACATAGGCGTCAGCTGTCTCGCCTTATTCATGCACACCATTTCTATGTTGGCGGTGACAGCTGGCTTTTTCGCATTCGGACGCCAAATTTCCTGGTGCCAGACGGTTCTGTATTTACTCTCGAAGTAGAAACGAGTCCTGATGTCTATAATATCGGCGAATTCAACGCCGTCATGACACAACATATCACTGCGATAGACAGCAAAACCTAATCCTTGTTCATCCCAGAGTCTAGCTAATGTTTTAGCTCCGATGACATGCTCTCTCGCTCGCTCAAAATATTTAAGAAAATTAGGGTGGTAAACCACGCCTGAAAAATCCGTATCTTCGTAATAGATTTGAACCGGGAAATGGAATGTAGAACTGTAATTCAGCTCTTTAGGGCTTTGAACTGTCTTGTGCATGATGATTGTTTGAGCCAATACTTCTGAGAATTGGCGCTAGTCTAGCACAGAGATTTTAATACTTGTCTCTAATTAGTAGATTCGATAGATGTCATTATTTTTTGATAACTACCATCTTGCTTGAGTGAGTTCAGGCCGGTATCCAGAAGTTTTGCCAGGGTTTCAGCCTGTGGATTGTCCTTAGAAAAAGCCAGATAGACCTGGCCTGTATGATTGATGAAGGTCTGCTCTATATCTGCGGCGACTCCCATGCGTTGAATATATTGGTCGGCGACTAAATCATACATGATAGCAAGATCAATTCTGTCCAGTAGTAGCAAGTTGATCAGCTGGTTATGATTGGAAAGCTTAAATATGTGAACATTTGGCAGCAAGTTAAGTTCATCACCATATTCATAGCCTTCGATAATTCCCACCTTAGTATTTGGCGGGAACTGCCATTTATCTATGGCTTGGACTGGTTTTTTTACATTCTGATAGAAAGAGGCCGTTGCAGAGAAGAGAGGTTGTTCACCGAAGACAAAATGATTTTTGGTGCTTTTTTCCTTAACCAGATTGAAGACACCATCGACGAGCCCTTTCTTGGCCATGACTACAGCTCGTGAGTAGGGCACTACTATGCTCTTGACTTCAATGCCTACCCGAGAGAAAGCCGAATTGATGATGGAATGAGAGATACCTGTGCCGGAGGCATTGGCAAATGGCGCCCAGTTATCTTCTGCCGCAAGCTTGATGACTCGACGGGACTCTTGGTTAGTGTCATCTTCATGAGCATAGCTACATGGGCTGAGCAAGGTTGAGCTAGCAAATATAATTGCCTTCAAAAAGGCTAAGTTTGGTCCTGACATGAGTCCGTTTACCCTGAATATCCATATAAGTTGCCGTGCCATCTTAATCCATTTTTGATTGACGGTGACTTTTATTTATATGTTTTTTTTGTTTCGTTCCTTTAGCCTGAATTAAGAAATCTGTGGCGGAAATGAGATACTCCAAGTTTATGTTTGTCTTCTATTTTGAGCTTAATTTGACCCATCTCATTAATGGTATGCTTCTGCTACACTCAAAGCTGTAAACTTCCAAATATACTGAGGAAAAACTGCGACTCATGGATTCAGAAGTGATTTTTTCCCTGGTACAGAATGCCGCATTACTGTTAGCTATGGTGTTTGTCTATGATGCCGTGCCTAGAAAGCAGCAGAGTGAATACTTTTTCATATGGCGGATATCGCTCGGAGCC
Coding sequences:
- a CDS encoding thioesterase family protein: MHKTVQSPKELNYSSTFHFPVQIYYEDTDFSGVVYHPNFLKYFERAREHVIGAKTLARLWDEQGLGFAVYRSDMLCHDGVEFADIIDIRTRFYFESKYRTVWHQEIWRPNAKKPAVTANIEMVCMNKARQLTPMSADLLAHLSQSFTESHQSVSPL
- a CDS encoding substrate-binding periplasmic protein; translation: MSGPNLAFLKAIIFASSTLLSPCSYAHEDDTNQESRRVIKLAAEDNWAPFANASGTGISHSIINSAFSRVGIEVKSIVVPYSRAVVMAKKGLVDGVFNLVKEKSTKNHFVFGEQPLFSATASFYQNVKKPVQAIDKWQFPPNTKVGIIEGYEYGDELNLLPNVHIFKLSNHNQLINLLLLDRIDLAIMYDLVADQYIQRMGVAADIEQTFINHTGQVYLAFSKDNPQAETLAKLLDTGLNSLKQDGSYQKIMTSIESTN